The following are encoded in a window of Prevotella melaninogenica genomic DNA:
- a CDS encoding phosphoribosylanthranilate isomerase, which produces MIIKVCGMRDAHNIHEVSQLGIDWVGLDFLPKSERYVSQISSCAGIIPDYGTLSALSEHDSSQQQQRPTLCGVFADDMPQNIVTRVVNFNLDIVQLNGEESMVMIDNLRRTIDPDIHAGIKIMKRIVITKREDIEKYKEYVEGVDYFLFDIQDNLKDWSILEAYDGKVPFLVSGNIGTEDVEKIKGFSYPQFYGISVNEKFETAPAVKDVALLKDFLEKVK; this is translated from the coding sequence ATGATTATAAAGGTATGCGGCATGCGTGATGCCCACAATATTCACGAAGTTTCTCAACTTGGCATAGACTGGGTAGGATTGGATTTCCTTCCTAAGAGCGAACGCTATGTTAGTCAGATATCGTCATGTGCTGGTATTATTCCCGATTATGGAACGCTGTCTGCCTTATCTGAACACGATTCATCTCAACAGCAACAAAGACCTACTCTTTGTGGAGTCTTTGCCGATGACATGCCACAGAATATTGTTACACGTGTTGTAAACTTCAATCTTGATATCGTCCAACTTAATGGAGAAGAAAGTATGGTGATGATTGATAATCTTCGCCGTACCATTGACCCAGATATTCATGCTGGGATAAAGATTATGAAGCGCATTGTCATTACAAAGCGTGAGGACATTGAGAAATACAAGGAGTATGTAGAAGGGGTTGATTATTTCCTCTTTGACATCCAAGATAATCTAAAGGATTGGAGCATTTTGGAAGCGTATGACGGGAAAGTTCCTTTCCTTGTAAGTGGAAATATTGGTACCGAAGATGTTGAGAAGATTAAAGGTTTTTCTTATCCCCAGTTCTATGGTATCAGTGTGAACGAGAAGTTTGAGACAGCACCAGCGGTAAAGGATGTTGCTTTA